One stretch of Candidatus Bathyarchaeia archaeon DNA includes these proteins:
- the cas4 gene encoding CRISPR-associated protein Cas4: MGKKNDYWLKRQQKLRVSDVAESFISVTDVKHYIYCPRLIYFDHVLHAKPVFGSQQEEGKESHEEQVTKELRRKDAVYYSSEFVGAQKLLFASLSSDALGLQGNVDLIIHTTRDEFIPVEYKNMNSDGGRVCMDHKYQLVAYALLIGETYSTTVKSGIVNYLPETQILQFEITPTMKTHVKRVLGHIKRIIQTEELPPIRVASYKCQGGCGHKQTCQTK; encoded by the coding sequence TTGGGCAAGAAAAATGATTATTGGCTGAAACGTCAACAGAAACTACGTGTTTCCGATGTGGCAGAGTCTTTTATCTCCGTTACCGATGTCAAGCACTATATTTACTGTCCAAGGCTAATCTACTTTGACCACGTACTGCACGCGAAGCCTGTTTTTGGTTCACAGCAGGAAGAGGGCAAAGAGTCTCATGAGGAGCAGGTGACTAAGGAGCTGAGGCGCAAAGACGCCGTTTACTATTCGTCGGAGTTTGTGGGTGCCCAGAAACTACTCTTTGCATCCTTAAGCTCGGATGCGCTTGGCTTGCAGGGCAACGTTGACCTCATAATCCACACAACCCGCGACGAATTCATACCCGTCGAGTACAAGAACATGAACAGCGATGGCGGCAGAGTCTGCATGGACCACAAATACCAACTTGTCGCCTACGCCCTACTCATAGGAGAAACCTACAGCACAACCGTCAAAAGCGGCATCGTAAACTACCTCCCCGAAACCCAGATCCTGCAGTTCGAAATAACGCCCACCATGAAAACCCACGTCAAACGCGTCCTAGGACACATAAAAAGAATAATCCAAACCGAAGAACTGCCACCAATACGAGTAGCGAGTTATAAATGCCAAGGCGGATGCGGACACAAACAAACATGCCAAACAAAATAG
- a CDS encoding DUF3368 domain-containing protein — protein MKPLVFNSTPLIYLSKAGLSGIIESLQEEKLTSPLVKVEVVDKGKQKGAPDAIALEKLFENGVFKLCNPKDKLFLSRLSRTRGLHAADAEVLALAKEHAGLAVIDDEVARKTAKVYKISYVGTPYVLARAVSEKALSKEQAKEAVKDMVSSGWRCNVETYAKIMELIDKI, from the coding sequence TTGAAACCGTTAGTTTTCAATTCCACCCCCTTGATATACCTGTCTAAAGCTGGATTAAGCGGGATTATTGAAAGTCTGCAGGAGGAAAAGTTGACTTCTCCGCTGGTTAAAGTTGAAGTTGTGGATAAAGGCAAACAAAAAGGTGCTCCAGACGCTATTGCTTTGGAGAAACTGTTTGAAAACGGCGTTTTTAAACTTTGCAATCCCAAAGACAAGCTGTTCCTTTCACGGTTGTCCAGGACGCGGGGGCTTCATGCTGCGGACGCGGAGGTTTTAGCTCTTGCCAAGGAACACGCGGGGCTGGCGGTTATTGATGATGAGGTGGCAAGAAAAACCGCTAAAGTTTACAAAATCAGTTACGTGGGCACGCCGTATGTTTTGGCAAGGGCAGTTTCAGAAAAGGCCCTGTCAAAAGAGCAGGCTAAGGAGGCGGTTAAGGACATGGTTTCTTCGGGTTGGCGCTGTAACGTAGAAACCTACGCCAAGATAATGGAGTTAATAGACAAAATATAA
- the cas2 gene encoding CRISPR-associated endonuclease Cas2 produces the protein MVIYDVSDDNLRTLVAETLKDYGMQRIQYSGFMGDLRRDQLNSLLVDLKNLIKDLVENVQLFPMCDSCLKGKKMVGKPKKYEFKEGKDKIAYF, from the coding sequence GTGGTGATTTATGATGTTTCCGACGACAACTTGCGAACGCTTGTGGCTGAGACGCTTAAGGACTATGGGATGCAGCGGATTCAGTACAGCGGCTTTATGGGCGACCTCCGACGTGACCAACTCAACAGCCTTTTGGTGGATTTGAAGAATCTGATTAAGGATTTGGTGGAGAACGTACAGCTGTTTCCCATGTGTGACAGCTGCCTAAAGGGTAAGAAGATGGTGGGTAAACCCAAAAAGTACGAGTTCAAAGAAGGCAAAGACAAAATTGCGTACTTTTAA
- a CDS encoding Kelch repeat-containing protein, translating to MTKFVVSLFLLFSLLSSGMLITGPVWVHAQTYTETSVIINVKPNPATLNQRIDITVQIQPAPPTPNDIFQNVTITLTLPDGQILPTYSYNTNQEGSLENFFYYTFSSYGNATLKVTFPGQAFANDTIYYLQSENQTIFTVTEPLPSPGSNVGTWKTKTQMNTARGSLGVATVDGKIYAIGGYTEGGKWPGTGGIVAINEQYDPTTDTWSFKAPMPTPRADFAIAVFQNKIYCIGGKTINGATAVNEVYDSATNTWTTKASMPADRCDLQANVVAGKIFLIGGYPYGDLNQVYDPATDSWTTKAAMPTEAYSYASVVVDDLIYVVGGGSELPTVWSNLNQIYDAETDTWSEGTSAASSVYLGAAGATTGVMAAKRIYVMSVAAYNGLGAPPALNQIYDPQNGRWTIGAQVPTSRLNFGIAVVNDTIYVIGGFLHDVLGFTTPSSANEQYTPEWCGILQTSSPPPTSITTPSPSPSPTLSPTPLPSSSSPTQQSTQSPKLQSKNFHMEPIYLVAAIAVVGITAAIALVLKRRK from the coding sequence ATGACTAAATTTGTTGTTTCCCTGTTCCTTTTATTCTCTTTGCTTTCTTCAGGCATGCTTATTACTGGTCCTGTTTGGGTTCACGCACAAACTTACACGGAGACCTCTGTAATCATAAACGTGAAACCTAACCCCGCCACGCTTAACCAACGCATCGATATCACCGTTCAAATTCAACCCGCCCCGCCAACACCCAATGACATCTTCCAAAACGTGACTATCACATTAACACTCCCAGATGGGCAAATCTTGCCGACCTATTCTTACAACACTAATCAGGAAGGCTCATTAGAAAACTTCTTTTACTACACGTTCTCTTCATACGGCAACGCCACACTGAAAGTGACCTTTCCAGGACAAGCTTTCGCCAACGACACAATCTACTATTTGCAATCCGAAAATCAAACAATCTTTACCGTAACGGAACCTTTGCCTTCACCCGGAAGTAACGTAGGCACCTGGAAAACAAAAACACAAATGAATACTGCGCGAGGTAGCTTAGGCGTTGCCACAGTAGACGGCAAAATCTACGCCATCGGCGGTTACACAGAGGGCGGAAAATGGCCTGGCACAGGGGGAATCGTAGCCATAAACGAGCAATACGATCCAACTACTGATACATGGTCTTTCAAAGCGCCAATGCCTACGCCCAGAGCTGATTTTGCTATAGCAGTTTTCCAGAACAAGATCTATTGTATAGGCGGAAAAACAATCAATGGCGCCACAGCCGTAAACGAAGTCTATGACTCCGCAACAAACACGTGGACGACTAAAGCATCAATGCCTGCTGATAGATGTGACCTGCAGGCAAATGTTGTAGCAGGAAAAATCTTTTTGATAGGAGGATACCCCTATGGAGACCTTAACCAAGTTTATGACCCCGCAACGGATTCTTGGACGACTAAGGCAGCAATGCCAACTGAAGCGTACAGTTATGCTTCAGTCGTGGTTGATGACCTGATATATGTGGTAGGTGGGGGTTCAGAGCTGCCGACGGTTTGGTCTAATCTGAACCAAATATATGATGCGGAAACTGATACATGGAGTGAGGGCACCTCTGCGGCATCAAGTGTGTATCTTGGGGCTGCCGGCGCGACAACGGGTGTAATGGCTGCCAAACGAATCTATGTTATGAGCGTAGCAGCGTATAATGGATTGGGTGCTCCTCCTGCTCTTAACCAAATTTATGACCCCCAAAATGGCAGATGGACTATTGGTGCTCAGGTCCCTACAAGCCGCCTTAACTTTGGCATCGCCGTTGTGAACGACACGATATACGTAATTGGAGGGTTCCTTCACGATGTCCTCGGTTTTACCACACCAAGCTCAGCAAACGAGCAATATACACCTGAATGGTGTGGCATTCTTCAAACTTCGTCTCCTCCGCCAACATCCATCACAACTCCTTCACCTTCCCCCTCTCCAACTCTCTCACCTACACCCTTGCCTTCATCCTCTTCACCAACCCAGCAATCAACGCAGTCACCAAAGCTACAGTCAAAAAACTTTCACATGGAACCAATTTATCTCGTAGCAGCAATAGCAG
- a CDS encoding right-handed parallel beta-helix repeat-containing protein has translation MLFNSGGNFSADGVGVDLTVLEGTGVTIGKGATGITYTPGTLANCTVYDEQNGYVINYQLGMPFYVGGQRDFSYLIMPSTLQNGTVAYVAINGSTGQPVMELTSINFTSTANSAIANGNVYIAPGLYQENGSLTIATSNRTLTLADGAILKVGNNQNAAAISIDGLAAGHFLNDITISGGEIDGNNNTQHSIDVLTNSGGIGVFAVYGNRILVEKMYIHDVQTHYIFFGGCNNSTARDNTCIYAYLGHGIEADKWNDVSWYDGYSRNILFENNYCENSGWSQMKMENINGGRIVGNTLVGGIYDRGNAFGLELSNPGPELYSWNVVVSENTLRNCTSAFAITEWGGNLQILDNTMENCYRGIEALRCNGLSIFRNSAINMTVSNGISIDTCNNTKIGGNTIINQTNTPSAGLLVIHSNNTEISGGSSENCAAGLTILYSNNGTLTGYSTSKSLYSGCRLYGSAWTVTSNSFYSNGRVGLDLRGQNNTVTGNSMISNGWQGINIENDTAVTAIYNIILANRIDYSGANGILEASGN, from the coding sequence ATGCTGTTTAACAGTGGCGGCAACTTTAGCGCTGACGGTGTAGGGGTCGATTTAACGGTTCTGGAAGGCACAGGCGTAACCATCGGCAAAGGCGCAACGGGCATAACCTACACTCCTGGCACTTTGGCAAATTGCACCGTGTATGATGAGCAGAATGGTTACGTGATAAACTATCAGTTGGGCATGCCCTTTTACGTTGGTGGGCAGAGAGATTTTAGTTACCTGATTATGCCCAGCACCTTGCAGAATGGTACGGTTGCGTATGTGGCGATTAATGGCAGTACAGGGCAGCCAGTCATGGAACTTACATCAATAAATTTTACATCCACAGCTAACAGCGCCATCGCGAACGGCAACGTTTACATTGCACCTGGATTATATCAGGAAAATGGAAGTTTAACCATTGCAACATCAAACCGCACCTTAACATTAGCAGATGGCGCAATTTTAAAAGTGGGAAACAACCAAAACGCCGCAGCAATCTCCATAGATGGTTTAGCTGCAGGGCACTTTCTTAACGACATAACCATTTCTGGCGGCGAAATAGACGGAAACAACAACACACAGCACTCAATAGACGTACTTACAAACTCTGGCGGCATCGGCGTATTTGCCGTCTATGGCAACCGTATCTTAGTTGAAAAAATGTACATCCATGACGTACAGACTCACTACATATTTTTTGGAGGCTGCAACAACTCCACAGCAAGAGACAACACTTGCATCTACGCATACCTTGGGCATGGAATAGAAGCTGACAAATGGAACGACGTATCTTGGTATGATGGATATAGTCGCAATATTCTATTTGAAAACAACTATTGCGAAAACTCTGGTTGGTCACAGATGAAAATGGAAAACATCAACGGTGGCAGAATAGTTGGCAATACGTTAGTTGGAGGCATCTATGACCGCGGAAACGCTTTCGGCTTAGAATTATCAAATCCAGGGCCAGAACTGTACAGTTGGAACGTGGTTGTTTCTGAAAATACTTTGCGAAACTGCACTAGCGCATTTGCAATAACTGAATGGGGCGGTAACTTGCAGATTCTTGATAATACAATGGAAAACTGCTACAGAGGCATAGAAGCTCTTCGATGCAATGGATTATCTATTTTTCGCAATTCCGCCATAAATATGACTGTATCAAACGGCATTTCCATAGATACCTGTAATAATACAAAGATCGGCGGCAACACAATTATCAATCAAACAAACACTCCTAGCGCTGGTTTGCTTGTGATTCATAGTAATAACACCGAAATTTCGGGTGGTTCCTCTGAAAACTGCGCTGCAGGGCTTACGATTCTGTATAGCAATAATGGAACATTAACTGGTTACTCTACATCTAAAAGCCTTTACAGTGGCTGCCGCTTATATGGCAGTGCATGGACTGTAACTTCCAACAGTTTCTACTCAAACGGGAGAGTGGGTTTAGATTTAAGAGGACAAAACAACACGGTAACTGGAAACTCTATGATAAGTAATGGCTGGCAAGGCATAAATATTGAAAATGATACTGCAGTCACAGCAATCTACAACATCATACTTGCTAATCGAATTGATTACAGTGGAGCTAATGGCATTCTTGAAGCATCAGGCAACTAA
- the cas3 gene encoding CRISPR-associated helicase Cas3' gives MQLDCDSVYKEICGQEFIPYKHQREVWTQISENRPGFCLQSGTGSGKTEAVMLPALAFDKRLIMVYPTRSLVDDQIERAKRYIRKMLTAKMAIRRTLIVDVGGVQDAYKYSVFDEKSVRIILDQIRFWVSTKNFKEILVSENNTGESSEHFGKNADMQTVERRLKELTSNRKGFELVFSVGPKTTIDITDIEDGQFLVLKTRKHYYGGDVILTTLDKFIYRFFGYGERKWNLLYPYRFLLNPKKSIIAFDEAHVYDEVAYTNFVRLISSLIANPKITVALMSATLPNEFTDFFKSKFGFELVKGEDYKGEKTYEIHNIEPTVRNEKILEIITQNFNKKTIVVRNTVANAFRIYSSLAQPSDDKEEYHNFKGVPVFFYHGRLFDFVKSSRYKKLKKIDSAGEPYILITTHAIEVGCDLSSDIMVTDFCNPQQLIQRSGRCARKKGTCGVLHVIGSELLKEEAYLKEDLIDYQHFIEILNDNNGKSLPEEKIRNEIIKHRLAKDEITDALFSLMYSYVYNFDRTKKTLHESGILVTRSWEPSVSMVLLKKDADLKRIHEIVSERRKNVEELLDFLLEQNWSYSVNPIKISLESLCKNEGGGEAYDLKNLQQDTIVIGVDDSRTINEEKGYVKGNLNPYLNEIYVFYKPHEPLNRNPYGFGLVTLPKIFNLKIAGVKKRVLIKKQLMPDDYKNWTGDVKVDYIDISAVP, from the coding sequence ATGCAACTTGATTGCGATTCTGTATATAAAGAAATATGTGGACAGGAATTCATTCCATATAAGCATCAACGAGAAGTTTGGACACAGATATCAGAAAATAGACCTGGCTTTTGTTTGCAATCTGGAACTGGGTCTGGAAAAACCGAAGCAGTTATGCTTCCGGCGTTAGCTTTTGATAAACGACTTATCATGGTATACCCTACCAGAAGTCTCGTTGACGACCAAATTGAAAGAGCAAAAAGATATATTAGAAAAATGCTAACAGCAAAGATGGCTATTAGAAGAACGCTAATTGTAGATGTTGGCGGGGTTCAAGATGCTTACAAATATAGCGTTTTTGACGAAAAATCTGTGAGGATTATCCTCGATCAGATTAGGTTTTGGGTGTCAACCAAAAACTTTAAGGAAATTCTTGTTAGTGAAAATAACACTGGAGAAAGCAGCGAACATTTTGGTAAGAATGCAGATATGCAAACAGTAGAGAGAAGACTTAAAGAATTAACATCCAATCGAAAAGGCTTTGAACTGGTTTTTTCCGTAGGCCCAAAAACAACGATAGATATAACAGATATTGAAGATGGACAATTCTTAGTCCTAAAAACGCGCAAACATTACTACGGTGGGGATGTAATTCTGACAACTCTAGATAAATTTATTTATAGATTTTTTGGATACGGAGAAAGAAAATGGAACCTTCTATATCCGTATAGGTTCTTGCTAAACCCTAAGAAGTCAATTATAGCCTTCGATGAGGCTCATGTTTACGATGAAGTTGCGTATACAAACTTTGTTCGCCTTATATCTTCACTGATAGCAAATCCAAAAATAACTGTTGCCTTAATGTCTGCTACTTTACCGAATGAGTTTACTGACTTTTTTAAATCAAAATTCGGATTTGAGTTAGTTAAAGGAGAGGACTACAAGGGTGAAAAGACCTATGAAATACACAATATTGAGCCTACCGTTAGAAACGAGAAGATTCTGGAAATAATCACTCAAAATTTTAATAAAAAAACGATAGTTGTCCGAAACACAGTTGCGAATGCATTCAGAATCTATTCCTCACTCGCACAACCTTCGGATGACAAAGAAGAATACCATAATTTTAAGGGTGTTCCTGTTTTCTTTTATCATGGCAGGTTATTTGATTTTGTGAAGTCAAGTCGGTACAAGAAACTGAAGAAAATTGATAGCGCAGGCGAACCGTACATTCTGATCACAACACACGCTATAGAGGTTGGTTGCGACTTGAGTTCCGACATCATGGTGACAGATTTCTGCAATCCGCAACAGTTAATTCAAAGATCAGGTAGATGTGCTAGAAAAAAAGGCACCTGTGGAGTTTTACACGTAATAGGGAGTGAGTTGTTAAAGGAAGAGGCATATCTGAAAGAGGATCTTATAGATTATCAACATTTCATTGAAATATTAAATGACAATAACGGCAAGTCTTTGCCAGAAGAGAAGATAAGAAATGAAATTATAAAACATCGACTTGCTAAGGATGAAATTACGGACGCCCTTTTTAGCTTGATGTATTCCTATGTATACAATTTTGATAGAACCAAAAAAACTTTACATGAAAGTGGAATTTTAGTGACTCGTTCATGGGAACCTTCTGTTAGTATGGTCTTACTGAAAAAGGATGCTGATTTGAAAAGAATCCACGAGATTGTAAGCGAAAGAAGAAAGAATGTCGAGGAATTACTCGATTTCTTGTTAGAACAAAATTGGAGTTATTCTGTAAATCCAATAAAAATTTCGTTGGAATCATTATGCAAGAATGAAGGAGGCGGTGAAGCATATGACTTAAAGAATTTACAACAAGACACCATAGTAATAGGAGTGGATGATTCCAGAACAATTAACGAGGAAAAGGGTTATGTTAAAGGCAACCTGAATCCATATTTGAACGAAATTTACGTCTTTTACAAACCACATGAACCGCTAAACAGAAACCCATATGGATTTGGATTAGTAACTTTACCCAAAATTTTTAATCTGAAAATTGCAGGTGTCAAAAAACGTGTTCTAATAAAGAAGCAACTTATGCCCGATGATTACAAAAATTGGACAGGAGACGTAAAAGTGGATTATATTGATATATCTGCCGTCCCTTAG
- the cas4a gene encoding type I-A CRISPR-associated protein Cas4/Csa1, translating to MYFLSDIEQKQLLYQLLPTAREVGVSKELRGWNWHQPPLKPYFDNVRLPMYQVSSKYCPTNRDVYLRNVEKKYGAPNARMALGKLFHGIVSDCLQSFRQRQNITFDAWWQKIRWQEISEKPENTIDKCRQVWDFVQKMCDAQLAERSCSQPYSTEMDLISTAVPFLVEHKLSGELLGLSDILSVDCFDYLRTIMFDLKVTSFKENWHRLYSLGYALVFESIHEVPVDICCTVYLNVENGKISVQKDLFFANDELRQWWLEERDRKLEIVAERRDPGKPECSQCKEYCQYYNICYG from the coding sequence ATGTATTTTCTTTCTGACATCGAACAGAAGCAACTTCTCTACCAGCTTCTGCCAACCGCAAGAGAAGTAGGCGTAAGCAAAGAGCTACGCGGCTGGAACTGGCACCAACCACCTCTAAAACCATACTTCGACAATGTCAGGTTGCCCATGTACCAAGTAAGCTCAAAATATTGCCCCACAAACCGAGACGTATACCTGCGCAACGTGGAGAAAAAATATGGCGCCCCAAATGCGCGCATGGCTTTGGGCAAACTGTTCCACGGCATAGTAAGTGACTGCCTTCAGAGCTTTCGACAACGACAAAACATAACATTTGATGCTTGGTGGCAGAAAATCCGGTGGCAAGAAATCTCTGAAAAACCCGAAAACACTATTGACAAGTGTAGACAGGTCTGGGATTTCGTGCAGAAAATGTGCGACGCCCAGCTGGCTGAGCGTTCTTGCAGCCAGCCTTACTCGACGGAAATGGACTTGATTAGCACTGCCGTTCCGTTTCTGGTTGAGCACAAGCTTTCGGGTGAGCTTCTTGGCTTAAGCGATATCCTAAGTGTGGATTGTTTTGATTATCTAAGAACCATCATGTTTGACCTCAAAGTCACCAGCTTCAAGGAGAACTGGCACAGACTCTACTCCCTTGGCTATGCCCTTGTTTTTGAAAGCATCCACGAAGTACCGGTGGATATTTGCTGCACCGTCTACTTAAACGTTGAAAACGGCAAAATCAGTGTACAAAAAGACTTGTTTTTTGCTAACGATGAACTGCGGCAGTGGTGGCTTGAGGAACGAGACAGGAAACTGGAGATTGTGGCGGAGAGAAGAGACCCGGGCAAGCCAGAATGTTCACAGTGTAAAGAGTACTGCCAATACTACAACATCTGCTATGGATAA
- a CDS encoding UPF0175 family protein → MTLKPLAVRVPAELEEEISEIIKKEKLDKATVVRNLLEAGITEWRKQTALELLGTGKATFAQAADIAKLSLWEFADLVKQCNVEWVRFEPEEVEKDFKVASAAKRN, encoded by the coding sequence TTGACGCTTAAACCATTAGCCGTACGCGTCCCCGCCGAATTAGAAGAGGAAATTTCGGAAATCATAAAAAAAGAAAAATTAGACAAAGCAACAGTCGTCCGAAATCTCCTTGAAGCAGGCATCACTGAGTGGAGAAAACAAACCGCCTTGGAACTCTTAGGTACAGGGAAAGCCACGTTTGCCCAAGCCGCTGATATCGCGAAGCTTTCTCTTTGGGAATTTGCCGATTTAGTGAAGCAGTGCAATGTTGAATGGGTCAGGTTCGAACCAGAAGAAGTTGAGAAAGACTTTAAGGTAGCCTCGGCGGCGAAACGTAATTGA
- the cas1 gene encoding CRISPR-associated endonuclease Cas1, producing the protein MVVLNVFLDDFGIFLGRKRNRFSIKKGNEVKEIVADDVDSIICCSSGVAFSASALDLATENNIQVVFAKYRGWPYAVLMPASLTGSVKARREQFLAYNDERSVVLAKKFITGKLVNQANFLKLMAKNRRQTSPKLAEKLYESAKHIDDANERINREQGRNIDEKRQQIMNLEAEAARYYWDCVRQILPAELEFTGRITRGATDPFNAMLNFGYQTVLFPEVWKAVSYAGLDFYAGYLHADRSGKPSLVLDMMEEFRQQLVDRTLIGLITKNVIKPDEIIAIESVEQGRVLRKEVIKVILDALQERLDSEVMFNGQKGSMKSFIHLQPRCMVRFLLKEAEYVPFCLGW; encoded by the coding sequence GTGGTTGTTTTGAATGTGTTTTTGGATGATTTTGGGATTTTCTTGGGACGCAAACGAAACCGCTTCAGTATTAAGAAAGGCAACGAAGTAAAAGAAATCGTGGCTGATGATGTTGACTCAATAATCTGCTGCTCCTCTGGCGTAGCTTTTTCTGCAAGCGCATTAGATTTAGCCACTGAAAACAACATCCAGGTGGTCTTTGCAAAGTATCGTGGGTGGCCTTACGCGGTTTTGATGCCAGCATCGTTAACTGGCTCAGTCAAAGCGAGACGGGAACAGTTTCTGGCTTATAATGATGAGCGAAGCGTAGTTCTTGCCAAAAAGTTCATCACTGGGAAACTGGTGAATCAAGCGAATTTTTTGAAGTTGATGGCTAAGAATAGGAGGCAGACCAGCCCTAAATTGGCTGAAAAACTGTATGAGTCAGCCAAACACATTGACGACGCCAACGAGCGAATCAACAGAGAGCAGGGGCGTAACATTGACGAAAAGCGTCAGCAAATCATGAATTTAGAGGCAGAAGCAGCACGATACTACTGGGACTGCGTACGGCAGATTTTGCCTGCTGAACTGGAATTTACAGGCCGAATCACCCGAGGCGCCACCGACCCGTTTAACGCGATGCTAAATTTTGGGTATCAGACGGTTCTGTTTCCTGAAGTTTGGAAAGCCGTCAGCTACGCGGGCTTGGATTTTTATGCGGGATATTTACATGCTGACCGCTCTGGGAAGCCATCATTGGTTTTGGATATGATGGAGGAGTTTCGCCAGCAACTCGTAGACCGAACACTAATTGGGCTAATCACTAAGAATGTCATAAAACCTGACGAGATTATTGCTATAGAATCAGTTGAACAAGGGCGGGTTTTACGGAAAGAAGTCATTAAAGTCATTTTAGACGCCCTCCAAGAGCGCTTAGACAGTGAAGTCATGTTTAATGGTCAGAAAGGGTCGATGAAAAGCTTCATTCACCTGCAGCCTCGGTGTATGGTTCGTTTCTTGCTCAAGGAAGCCGAGTATGTGCCTTTCTGTTTGGGGTGGTGA
- a CDS encoding methyltransferase domain-containing protein, translating to MSNLGKSLKDNLSDFTFMLQSMPRPSVLLNFSKRIIHRPLEQSQLKPITQFLSKYVVGKYGIEIGGPSRIFHPNNQLPIYPFITYLDNVNYSNVTKWSMDAKDNCLLGRRVGLFYELEATNLSTLKDGQYDYLLCSHMIEHTANPIKALMEFKRVVKPNGLLLLIVPHKEGTFDHKRPTTTLTHMANDYNHNIGEDDQSHVPEIIALNDPPVKKLNDDIVNNYRRRCLHQHVFSTESFLELIDYVELAILRVATCLPANIIVVAQNKKGSENFRFLNGKSEWKKYSPFKLDRAKD from the coding sequence ATGTCAAATCTTGGTAAAAGCTTAAAAGATAACCTGTCAGATTTTACTTTTATGCTACAATCAATGCCACGCCCAAGTGTTCTTCTAAATTTTTCAAAGCGAATTATCCACAGACCACTTGAACAGTCTCAACTAAAACCAATCACACAATTTCTTTCAAAATATGTAGTAGGTAAATACGGTATTGAAATAGGCGGCCCAAGCAGAATCTTCCATCCCAACAACCAACTACCAATTTACCCATTCATAACATACCTTGACAACGTAAACTACTCTAATGTCACTAAATGGTCAATGGATGCTAAAGATAACTGCCTCTTAGGTCGAAGAGTAGGATTATTCTATGAATTGGAAGCAACAAACCTGTCAACTCTAAAAGATGGGCAATATGACTATTTGTTATGTTCTCACATGATTGAACACACCGCTAACCCCATAAAGGCATTAATGGAGTTCAAAAGAGTAGTCAAACCAAACGGTTTACTTCTACTAATTGTGCCGCATAAAGAAGGCACTTTTGACCACAAACGACCAACCACCACCTTAACACATATGGCGAACGACTATAATCATAATATTGGCGAAGATGACCAAAGCCATGTTCCAGAGATTATAGCGTTAAATGATCCTCCAGTAAAGAAATTAAACGACGATATTGTTAATAATTACAGGAGGCGGTGCCTTCATCAACATGTTTTTTCAACTGAAAGTTTTTTGGAATTAATTGACTATGTGGAATTGGCAATTTTAAGAGTGGCTACATGTTTGCCTGCAAACATAATTGTTGTTGCGCAAAACAAAAAGGGTAGTGAAAACTTTAGGTTCCTAAATGGAAAGAGTGAATGGAAAAAATATAGTCCATTCAAACTAGATCGGGCTAAAGATTAA